The Streptomyces sp. NBC_00569 genomic sequence CGCTGAAGAGAGTCATCGCCGCGTCGAACTGCCCTTCCGCGAAGGGGAGGCCCTCCGCCACGGCGTCGATGGCAGTGGCGAGTTCGGCCGGGCGCTGGGCCCTCATGGCCAGGGAGGGCTCGACGGCGGTGATGCTGTGCGCGGCACTCTCGTAGGAGCCGGTGCCCGCGCCGACGTTGAGAACGGTGCGCGCATCGCCGAGAGCCTCGGCGATCACGTGGGCGATGCGCTCGTCGGGGCGCCGGTAGGAGGCGTAGAGGGAGCCGATGGCGCTGTAGTCGACATCACCGGCACTTCCGTCGTAGGTGCGCATGACCAAGGGGACCTCGCCTGTGGGCCGGGCCGGGACGGTGAGCGGTCCGCCCCGAACGACGACTCCATTTTGCATCTGCCGCCCTAAATCCCCAAGTCCCCTGCCTTATGCCTGGCGGATCAGCCAAGAAGTGCCGCAAATGCGCGATCGGACTTGGAGGATGTGTCGGCAGGTCGGGCCGTCACGGGTCCTCGTCCTCCTGGTAGGAGTGGCGCCGGCCTGTCCAGGGGTCGGCGATGTTGTGGAAGCCGCGTTCCTCCCAGAAGCCCCGTCGGTCCTGCGTCATGTACTCGATGCCGCGCAGCCACTTCGGGCCTTTGTATCCGTACAGATGCGGCACCACGAGGCGCAGGGGGAAGCCGTGTTCGGCGGTGAGCACCTCATCGTCGTGGTGGGTGGCCATGACGGTGGAGTCGGCAATGAAGTCCTCGAGGCGCAGGTTCGCGCTGTATCCGTATTCGGCCCAAGCCATCACGTGGGACACGCCCTCGGCAGGTGGGGCGAGGTCCAGCAGGATGCGCGCCGGGATCCCGAAGAATGTGTGGCCTGTGGTGCTGGTGCCGGACGCGCAGTGCAGGTCCGCGACCACGGTGGCTTTGGGCAGGGCGGTAACTTCCTCGAAGGTCCAGGAGTGGGCCGCCTTGTTCGCGGTGGCGCCGAAGACCTGGAGGGTCCATCGCTCCGGGCGGAAGCGGGGCACCGGCCCGTAGTGCGAGACGGGCCAGCCTTTGACCAGGCGCTGCCCCGGCGGCAGCATGCCTTTCTCCATGAAACAGCCCCATCGCTTTCGTCGTCCGCAGACGCAAGGTGAAAGCCTAATCCAGGGCCGGACAAGAGATCCAAAATGCGACTGGAGCCTCGCGTGTGCGGCTCGGGAAGGGATGGGTGTCGGCGGCGGTGCGTGGCGCACTCCACGAGCGCCACGCACCACCTCTCCGCGTGCACCGGCCGGGTCCGCGAGAGCCGTTGCGGGCCGTCGGCGTGGAGGGCACTCAGTGCATCAGTGAGCAGTCACAAGATCTACCGGGCGGTGACCCGAAGGACGCGCGGTCACTGAGCGCTTTCCTGGCTGATCACCCAGGTGGGGTGGGTGGTTGAGTGGATGAGTGAGTGAGTGGCGGCGGGCCCGAGGCGGGTCGACGTGCAGGCTGGGGAACTTCACGGGGGCACGGCCCATCTGCCGACCTCCGGGCCGGGCTTCGCGACGGCTTAGCTGTGATCCTGGCCCGTACGGAAGAGATGTCAGTGCCACCGGCCCGGGACGAGAAGGCGCGGGACGCGTTCGCACGTTCTGCGAGGTGTTCACCAGCTGATTGGGGGTGTTCACCAGCTGATTCCGGCTGCCACCGGCCGGTGGTCGCTGCCGGTGGCCGGCAGTACCCAGGAGCTCTGCGGCTCCACGCCGCGGACCAGGATCTGATCGATCCGCGCCACCGGGAACTTCGCCGGCCAGCTGAAGCCGAAGCCGTCCCCCGCCGCGTCCTGGGCCGAGCGCATCTGCGAGGTGACGCCGTCGAACGCGCGGTCGTCCATCGTGCCGTTCAGGTCGCCGAGGAGTACCACCCTGTCAGTGCGCTCGGCGGCGATGGCCTCGCCGAGCGCCTGCGCGCCCGCGTCCCGCTGGCCGGTCGAGAAGCCTGCCCTGGGATTTACCCGTGCGGACCCGAGGTGGGCCACATACACCGCCAGCGGCCCCTGGTCCGTGGCCACCGTGGTCCGCAGCCCGCGGTTGTAAGCCATCTTGACGTCGGCCGACTTGGTGGCCGCCAGCGGCCCTGCGTCCATCTTGACGTCGACCGGCTCGGTGTCCGACAGCGGCAGCTTGCTCCACAGCCCCACCGTGCCCTGCACCGTGTGGTGCGGATACGCCTTGGCCAGCTCCTTCTCGTACGTGCTCCGGGCCTGCGGGGTCAGCTCCTCCAGCGCCAGCACGTCCGCACCGGAGGCGGCCAGGTCCCGGGCGGTGCCGACCGGGTCGGGGTTGTCGGCGCCGACGTTGTGGCTGACCACGGTGAGGTCGCTGTCAGGGTGGGACTTGTCGCTGAGCAGGCCGCCGAAGAGGTTCAGCCACACCGTGACCGGCAGCAGCAGTGCGACCACTGCGGAGGTGGAGCGGCGCCAGAGCGCGCCAGCCAGCAGCACCGGGATGAACAGGCCGAACCACGGCAGGAAGGTCTCCACCAGGCTGCCGAGGTTCCCGATCCGGTTCGGGATCTTGGCGTGCAGCAGCATGCCAAGGCCCAGCAGCAGCGCCAGCGCGGCGAGGACCGGGCCGCGCTTCCAGGGCTCCGGGCTAGAGCCGATGTGGATCGCCCCGCGGATGCGCGCGCGCCAAGTACCGGAGCCGGTCTCCCGGCGGCCGGTGCTGCCCTGTCCGGTCTCCGCCGTGTCCACCTGCACCATCGTCTGTCCTCGCTCGCTGCCGGTCACTGCTGCATCCTCGGGTCCTGGGTGGGATCGGCATACATACGCGGGCAACCGTCATCGATTGCTTCGGGGCGTAGTTCGTAGTGCCAAGGTTCATTCTTGTAGATCCGGCACAGGCCGTACTCGGCACCGTGATCGGAGAGCCACGTCGTCGCATCGGAGTGCCCGATGCCGACCGCGTCCCCCGACACGTGCGGAGACGTCGCCGCGGTGGCCACCCATCGGGCGGCCTCGGCCTCGGACCCGTACTTGGAGACCGCCTCACGAAGAAGCTGACTCTGGTAATTCGGTGACCGCCAGCCGCCGTTGACGACGAACTCGACCCCGTCGTCCGCGGCATCCGTCGCAGCCTGGCGGAGGGCCTTGAGGAGATCGGGATCGAGGTTGGCCACAGCCGGAATCGCGTCGTCGGAGACCGC encodes the following:
- a CDS encoding endonuclease/exonuclease/phosphatase family protein, whose protein sequence is MVQVDTAETGQGSTGRRETGSGTWRARIRGAIHIGSSPEPWKRGPVLAALALLLGLGMLLHAKIPNRIGNLGSLVETFLPWFGLFIPVLLAGALWRRSTSAVVALLLPVTVWLNLFGGLLSDKSHPDSDLTVVSHNVGADNPDPVGTARDLAASGADVLALEELTPQARSTYEKELAKAYPHHTVQGTVGLWSKLPLSDTEPVDVKMDAGPLAATKSADVKMAYNRGLRTTVATDQGPLAVYVAHLGSARVNPRAGFSTGQRDAGAQALGEAIAAERTDRVVLLGDLNGTMDDRAFDGVTSQMRSAQDAAGDGFGFSWPAKFPVARIDQILVRGVEPQSSWVLPATGSDHRPVAAGISW
- a CDS encoding M15 family metallopeptidase, whose product is MTRPPPSAEATTRRVRRLLVVDPVVVMAAIAAACGHQPRNSSASSSISSSSPEPPSKSSSAVPPPSSSAAVPPSKAPRRDDHEALGKAAGLVPDGVAVSDDAIPAVANLDPDLLKALRQAATDAADDGVEFVVNGGWRSPNYQSQLLREAVSKYGSEAEAARWVATAATSPHVSGDAVGIGHSDATTWLSDHGAEYGLCRIYKNEPWHYELRPEAIDDGCPRMYADPTQDPRMQQ
- a CDS encoding molybdopterin-dependent oxidoreductase, whose amino-acid sequence is MEKGMLPPGQRLVKGWPVSHYGPVPRFRPERWTLQVFGATANKAAHSWTFEEVTALPKATVVADLHCASGTSTTGHTFFGIPARILLDLAPPAEGVSHVMAWAEYGYSANLRLEDFIADSTVMATHHDDEVLTAEHGFPLRLVVPHLYGYKGPKWLRGIEYMTQDRRGFWEERGFHNIADPWTGRRHSYQEDEDP